One genomic window of Cyprinus carpio isolate SPL01 chromosome A23, ASM1834038v1, whole genome shotgun sequence includes the following:
- the LOC109047988 gene encoding pleckstrin homology domain-containing family M member 2-like isoform X1, which yields MDQLKVKDRILENISLSVKKLQSYFAACEDETPAIRNHDRVLQRLCEHLDHALLYGLQDISSGYWVLVLHFTRREAVQQIDELQHIATHLGRSRAWLYLALSESSLESYLRLFQENQGLLQKYYYKNALVCSHDHLTLFLTLVSGLEFIRFDLELDVPYLDVAPYMPEYYKPQNLLDFEERLPSSDSLSLHSFTSLTSTNLEWDDSAIAPSSEDYDFGDIFPVLQSLPSADWEEGDLTDPVSGPRSSGSDPQTVVSDCIVLRASAGTIRTTSLSRSPTFRHNPFNEDSDTNTSADVTPVHMASRHASKTGEDAEITNTELEVIRMARRRRHGKKRRGKGLTDSVSSEQDVTSPDTADNEECLQIVVERDIVVDNMDSWGPLEGPNGPSSESVRNGRQKGEDEDPEAGLRLPEMTDTSMDSVGEPLRDVMDRLNGSLDGESWQRSEGEEEENGICTSHDGLPHQRPFREDSGGEPPDPNRSFLQAPLPPADFYCFTSQSPDPAVSCGGHNDSAGNGESQDVPVGDEDEGKAETPAAGQDPSIPIEMSAEEEQSKEEEKQEEDKDHTIQSSHAAEFKVDNNHLLLLMIHVFRENEEQLFKMVRMSTGHMEGDLQPLFLLLTDCYIYLLRKGAAEKPYSVEEAVSYNELDYISVGLHQQTITLVCTNRRRQFLLDTADSSLTVWFLTVLKAALENGCREPPFPSILTDATMEKLALSKFVCQETHCELTEMSIRLYSLVHWEDPMDAVVASPTSPFSSRESSSTKEGALLYRAGSTYLGKEVWKSCYLVLSNGILYQYAERTDVTPLMSVTMGGGHCGGCRRSNSSEKPHAFQVILTEHPPLVLSAENELEMADWMQLLCQSVSKGIIPQGVAPAPCIPCCLVLTDRKLLTCHQDCQTSFFRSLGGADLNDITAVFLEEDKEYCVIEFAEDRAQYLPPWVLYFSGCEERDRLLGELSKAWAAVYQVSLPRKPVSDPSVQKRCREAQELIKSAWQRSDSIHRGRSEREPWC from the exons ATGGATCAACTCAAAGTCAAAGACAGGATCCTCgaaaacatctctctctctgtcaagaAG TTACAGAGTTACTTTGCCGCCTGTGAGGATGAGACGCCGGCCATCAGAAATCACGACCGGGTTCTTCAGCGGTTGTGTGAACACCTGGATCATGCTCTGCTTTATGG GCTGCAGGACATCTCATCGGGTTACTGGGTACTCGTATTACACTTCACACGACGAGAGGCTGTCCAACAGATAGATGAGCTCCAGCACATAGCTACCCATCTTGGCCGAA GTCGTGCCTGGCTTTACTTGGCACTCAGTGAAAGTTCTTTAGAAAGCTACCTCCGACTTTTTCAAGAGAATCAAGGACTGCTGCAGAAATACTATTACAA AAATGCACTGGTTTGCAGTCATGACCATCTCACTCTGTTTCTTACGCTTGTCTCTGGGCTGGAGTTCATTCGCTTTGACCTTGAATTG GATGTGCCATATCTGGATGTTGCTCCTTACATGCCAGAATACTACAAACCCCAGAATCTGCTGGATTTTGAGGAGAGGTTGCCAAGCTCTGATAGCCTGTCTCTGCACTCTTTCACATCCCTCACCTCCACTAACCTTGAGTGGGACGACAGCGCTATTGCCCCATCCAGTGAAG ATTATGATTTTGGTGACATCTTCCCTGTGTTGCAGTCATTGCCAAGTGCAGACTGGGAAG AGGGAGACTTGACTGATCCAGTCAGTGGGCCCCGCTCCTCAGGATCAGACCCTCAGACTGTTGTCAGTGACTGCATTGTATTGAGGGCCTCTGCAGGTACCATCAGAACCACATCTCTGTCGCGAAGCCCTACGTTTCGGCACAATCCCTTCAATGAGGACTCAGACACTAACACTTCAGCTGATGTCACCCCAGTGCACATGGCTAGCCGGCATGCTTCCAAAACAGGAGAAGATGCTGAGATCACCAACACTGAGCTGGAAGTCATTAG AATGGCAAGGCGCAGAAGACATGGTAAAAAAAGACGGGGAAAAGGGTTGACAGACTCTGTGAGCAGCGAGCAGGATGTCACCTCTCCAGATACAGCTGACAATGAGGAATGCCTTCAAATTGTAGTTGAGAGAGACATTGTAGTAGATAATATGGACAGTTGGGGTCCTCTGGAGGGGCCAAATGGTCCTAGCTCAGAGTCTGTGAGGAATGGGAGACAAAAAGGAGAAGATGAAGACCCGGAGGCAGGGCTGAGGCTCCCTGAAATGACGGACACTTCTATGGATAGTGTGGGCGAACCCCTCCGTGATGTCATGGACAGGCTGAACGGTTCTTTGGATGGGGAAAGCTGGCAGCGAAGTGAAGGTGAGGAGGAAGAGAATGGAATTTGCACTAGTCACGATGGACTCCCCCATCAGCGGCCCTTTCGAGAGGACTCAGGCGGTGAACCTCCAGACCCAAATCGTAGCTTCCTGCAGGCCCCCCTGCCACCTGCGGACTTCTACTGCTTTACCTCACAGAGTCCAGACCCTGCTGTCTCGTGTGGTGGGCACAATGACTCTGCAGGGAATGGTGAGTCACAGGATGTTCCTGTTGGCGATGAAGATGAGGGAAAAGCAGAAACACCAGCTGCAGGGCAGGATCCCTCCATCCCCATAGAAATGTCAGCTGAGGAGGAACAgagtaaagaagaagaaaagcaggAGGAGGATAAAGACCACACAATACAGAGCTCTCATGCTGCAGAGTTTAA GGTGGATAACAATCACCTTCTGCTTCTCATGATTCATGTTTTCAGGGAGAATGAAGAACAGCTCTTTAAG atGGTGAGGATGAGCACAGGCCACATGGAAGGAGATTTGCAGCCTCTGTTTCTGCTGTTGACGGACTGCTACATTTACCTCTTGCGAAAAG GGGCAGCAGAGAAGCCTTATAGTGTTGAGGAGGCGGTATCTTATAATGAGCTGGACTACATCTCT GTGGGACTTCACCAGCAGACTATCACTCTAGTGTGTACTAACAGAAGACGGCAGTTCCTTTTGGACACAGCCGACTCATCTCTGACTGt CTGGTTCCTGACTGTGCTGAAAGCGGCCTTGGAAAATGGCTGTAGGGAGCCTCCCTTCCCCTCTATTCTCACTGATGCCACCATGGAGAAACTTGCTCTTTCTAAGTTTGTATGCCAAGAGACTCACTGTGAG TTAACTGAGATGAGCATCCGCCTGTATTCTCTGGTTCACTGGGAGGACCCAATGGATGCAGTAGTGGCTTCACCGACATCTCCATTCAGTTCCAGAGAATCCAGTAGCACTAAAGAGGGGGCACTGTTATACCGGGCCGGGAGCACTTATTTGGGGAAGGAAGTTTGGAAAAGCTGTTACTTGGTTCTCAG CAACGGCATCCTGTATCAGTATGCAGAGAGAACAGATGTTACACCTTTGATGTCTGTGACCATGGG GGGAGGGCACTGTGGTGGCTGTAGGCGTTCAAACAGCTCAGAGAAGCCTCATGCTTTTCAAGTGATTCTGACTGAACATCCTCCATTAGTGCTCAGTGCAGAAAACGAACTGGAAATGGCCGATTGGATGCAGCTGCTCTGCCAGTCTGTCTCTAAAGGG aTTATTCCACAGGGAGTAGCTCCTGCACCGTGTATTCCATGTTGCCTTGTACTCACAGACAGGAAGTTGCTCACATGTCACCAGGATTGCCAGACCAGTTTTTTCCGTTCTCTAGGAGGGGCTGATCTGAATGATATCACAGCTGTATTCCTGGAAGAGGATAAAGAATACTGTGTCATT GAATTTGCAGAAGATCGTGCTCAGTATCTCCCACCTTGGGTTCTGTATTTTAGCGGATGTGAGGAGCGAGATCGGCTACTAGGAGAGTTGAGTAAAGCATGGGCTGCTGTTTACCAG GTAAGCCTACCTCGTAAGCCAGTTTCAGACCCGTCGGTGCAGAAGAGGTGTAGAGAAGCGCAGGAGCTGATTAAGAGTGCATGGCAGAGGAGTGACAGCATACACAGAGGTCGATCAGAGAGAGAACCATGGTGCTGA
- the LOC109047988 gene encoding pleckstrin homology domain-containing family M member 2-like isoform X2: protein MDQLKVKDRILENISLSVKKLQSYFAACEDETPAIRNHDRVLQRLCEHLDHALLYGLQDISSGYWVLVLHFTRREAVQQIDELQHIATHLGRSRAWLYLALSESSLESYLRLFQENQGLLQKYYYKNALVCSHDHLTLFLTLVSGLEFIRFDLELDVPYLDVAPYMPEYYKPQNLLDFEERLPSSDSLSLHSFTSLTSTNLEWDDSAIAPSSEEGDLTDPVSGPRSSGSDPQTVVSDCIVLRASAGTIRTTSLSRSPTFRHNPFNEDSDTNTSADVTPVHMASRHASKTGEDAEITNTELEVIRMARRRRHGKKRRGKGLTDSVSSEQDVTSPDTADNEECLQIVVERDIVVDNMDSWGPLEGPNGPSSESVRNGRQKGEDEDPEAGLRLPEMTDTSMDSVGEPLRDVMDRLNGSLDGESWQRSEGEEEENGICTSHDGLPHQRPFREDSGGEPPDPNRSFLQAPLPPADFYCFTSQSPDPAVSCGGHNDSAGNGESQDVPVGDEDEGKAETPAAGQDPSIPIEMSAEEEQSKEEEKQEEDKDHTIQSSHAAEFKVDNNHLLLLMIHVFRENEEQLFKMVRMSTGHMEGDLQPLFLLLTDCYIYLLRKGAAEKPYSVEEAVSYNELDYISVGLHQQTITLVCTNRRRQFLLDTADSSLTVWFLTVLKAALENGCREPPFPSILTDATMEKLALSKFVCQETHCELTEMSIRLYSLVHWEDPMDAVVASPTSPFSSRESSSTKEGALLYRAGSTYLGKEVWKSCYLVLSNGILYQYAERTDVTPLMSVTMGGGHCGGCRRSNSSEKPHAFQVILTEHPPLVLSAENELEMADWMQLLCQSVSKGIIPQGVAPAPCIPCCLVLTDRKLLTCHQDCQTSFFRSLGGADLNDITAVFLEEDKEYCVIEFAEDRAQYLPPWVLYFSGCEERDRLLGELSKAWAAVYQVSLPRKPVSDPSVQKRCREAQELIKSAWQRSDSIHRGRSEREPWC from the exons ATGGATCAACTCAAAGTCAAAGACAGGATCCTCgaaaacatctctctctctgtcaagaAG TTACAGAGTTACTTTGCCGCCTGTGAGGATGAGACGCCGGCCATCAGAAATCACGACCGGGTTCTTCAGCGGTTGTGTGAACACCTGGATCATGCTCTGCTTTATGG GCTGCAGGACATCTCATCGGGTTACTGGGTACTCGTATTACACTTCACACGACGAGAGGCTGTCCAACAGATAGATGAGCTCCAGCACATAGCTACCCATCTTGGCCGAA GTCGTGCCTGGCTTTACTTGGCACTCAGTGAAAGTTCTTTAGAAAGCTACCTCCGACTTTTTCAAGAGAATCAAGGACTGCTGCAGAAATACTATTACAA AAATGCACTGGTTTGCAGTCATGACCATCTCACTCTGTTTCTTACGCTTGTCTCTGGGCTGGAGTTCATTCGCTTTGACCTTGAATTG GATGTGCCATATCTGGATGTTGCTCCTTACATGCCAGAATACTACAAACCCCAGAATCTGCTGGATTTTGAGGAGAGGTTGCCAAGCTCTGATAGCCTGTCTCTGCACTCTTTCACATCCCTCACCTCCACTAACCTTGAGTGGGACGACAGCGCTATTGCCCCATCCAGTGAAG AGGGAGACTTGACTGATCCAGTCAGTGGGCCCCGCTCCTCAGGATCAGACCCTCAGACTGTTGTCAGTGACTGCATTGTATTGAGGGCCTCTGCAGGTACCATCAGAACCACATCTCTGTCGCGAAGCCCTACGTTTCGGCACAATCCCTTCAATGAGGACTCAGACACTAACACTTCAGCTGATGTCACCCCAGTGCACATGGCTAGCCGGCATGCTTCCAAAACAGGAGAAGATGCTGAGATCACCAACACTGAGCTGGAAGTCATTAG AATGGCAAGGCGCAGAAGACATGGTAAAAAAAGACGGGGAAAAGGGTTGACAGACTCTGTGAGCAGCGAGCAGGATGTCACCTCTCCAGATACAGCTGACAATGAGGAATGCCTTCAAATTGTAGTTGAGAGAGACATTGTAGTAGATAATATGGACAGTTGGGGTCCTCTGGAGGGGCCAAATGGTCCTAGCTCAGAGTCTGTGAGGAATGGGAGACAAAAAGGAGAAGATGAAGACCCGGAGGCAGGGCTGAGGCTCCCTGAAATGACGGACACTTCTATGGATAGTGTGGGCGAACCCCTCCGTGATGTCATGGACAGGCTGAACGGTTCTTTGGATGGGGAAAGCTGGCAGCGAAGTGAAGGTGAGGAGGAAGAGAATGGAATTTGCACTAGTCACGATGGACTCCCCCATCAGCGGCCCTTTCGAGAGGACTCAGGCGGTGAACCTCCAGACCCAAATCGTAGCTTCCTGCAGGCCCCCCTGCCACCTGCGGACTTCTACTGCTTTACCTCACAGAGTCCAGACCCTGCTGTCTCGTGTGGTGGGCACAATGACTCTGCAGGGAATGGTGAGTCACAGGATGTTCCTGTTGGCGATGAAGATGAGGGAAAAGCAGAAACACCAGCTGCAGGGCAGGATCCCTCCATCCCCATAGAAATGTCAGCTGAGGAGGAACAgagtaaagaagaagaaaagcaggAGGAGGATAAAGACCACACAATACAGAGCTCTCATGCTGCAGAGTTTAA GGTGGATAACAATCACCTTCTGCTTCTCATGATTCATGTTTTCAGGGAGAATGAAGAACAGCTCTTTAAG atGGTGAGGATGAGCACAGGCCACATGGAAGGAGATTTGCAGCCTCTGTTTCTGCTGTTGACGGACTGCTACATTTACCTCTTGCGAAAAG GGGCAGCAGAGAAGCCTTATAGTGTTGAGGAGGCGGTATCTTATAATGAGCTGGACTACATCTCT GTGGGACTTCACCAGCAGACTATCACTCTAGTGTGTACTAACAGAAGACGGCAGTTCCTTTTGGACACAGCCGACTCATCTCTGACTGt CTGGTTCCTGACTGTGCTGAAAGCGGCCTTGGAAAATGGCTGTAGGGAGCCTCCCTTCCCCTCTATTCTCACTGATGCCACCATGGAGAAACTTGCTCTTTCTAAGTTTGTATGCCAAGAGACTCACTGTGAG TTAACTGAGATGAGCATCCGCCTGTATTCTCTGGTTCACTGGGAGGACCCAATGGATGCAGTAGTGGCTTCACCGACATCTCCATTCAGTTCCAGAGAATCCAGTAGCACTAAAGAGGGGGCACTGTTATACCGGGCCGGGAGCACTTATTTGGGGAAGGAAGTTTGGAAAAGCTGTTACTTGGTTCTCAG CAACGGCATCCTGTATCAGTATGCAGAGAGAACAGATGTTACACCTTTGATGTCTGTGACCATGGG GGGAGGGCACTGTGGTGGCTGTAGGCGTTCAAACAGCTCAGAGAAGCCTCATGCTTTTCAAGTGATTCTGACTGAACATCCTCCATTAGTGCTCAGTGCAGAAAACGAACTGGAAATGGCCGATTGGATGCAGCTGCTCTGCCAGTCTGTCTCTAAAGGG aTTATTCCACAGGGAGTAGCTCCTGCACCGTGTATTCCATGTTGCCTTGTACTCACAGACAGGAAGTTGCTCACATGTCACCAGGATTGCCAGACCAGTTTTTTCCGTTCTCTAGGAGGGGCTGATCTGAATGATATCACAGCTGTATTCCTGGAAGAGGATAAAGAATACTGTGTCATT GAATTTGCAGAAGATCGTGCTCAGTATCTCCCACCTTGGGTTCTGTATTTTAGCGGATGTGAGGAGCGAGATCGGCTACTAGGAGAGTTGAGTAAAGCATGGGCTGCTGTTTACCAG GTAAGCCTACCTCGTAAGCCAGTTTCAGACCCGTCGGTGCAGAAGAGGTGTAGAGAAGCGCAGGAGCTGATTAAGAGTGCATGGCAGAGGAGTGACAGCATACACAGAGGTCGATCAGAGAGAGAACCATGGTGCTGA